In the genome of Lagopus muta isolate bLagMut1 chromosome 21, bLagMut1 primary, whole genome shotgun sequence, one region contains:
- the LOC125703444 gene encoding uncharacterized protein LOC125703444 produces MFDPSVLDVPAVIFDNGSGLCKAGIAGDGGPRSVITSIVGRSRVKSAMLGAGMKEYYVGEEAQSKRGILTLNYPIDHGIVTSWDDMERIWRHVYDYELRVNASERPVLLTEPPLNPLQNRERMMEIMFEGFMVPAMYVAVQAALALYASARTTGIVLDSGDGVTHTVPIYEGYCLPHAVSRLDVAGRDITEYFMRLLLESGYSFVSTAEREIVKDIKEKLCYVALDPALEMKASPEEIMKEYRLPDSNIIQIGSQLFRAPETLFVPGNIGIEAPGVHKMLFNSVTKCDIDVRRDLYGNVLLSGGSTLFPGLEERILKELHLQVPVGMLVKIIAPPERKYSVWVGASILSCLTSFKSMWITVRDYRDFGAAVIHRKC; encoded by the coding sequence ATGTTTGACCCCAGCGTTTTGGATGTCCCAGCAGTAATCTTTGATAATGGGTCTGGATTGTGCAAGGCAGGGATCGCAGGTGACGGTGGCCCAAGGTCAGTTATCACATCCATCGTTGGTCGCTCAAGAGTCAAATCTGCaatgctgggagctgggatgaAAGAATACTACGTGGGAGAAGAAGCTCAGTCCAAAAGAGGGATCCTGACTTTGAATTATCCCATTGACCACGGCATCGTTACATCCTGGGATGACATGGAAAGGATCTGGAGACACGTCTACGACTACGAGCTGAGAGTGAACGCCAGCGAAAGACCCGTGCTGCTGACAGAACCCCCCCTCAACCCTCTGCAGAACCGGGAAAGAATGATGGAGATCATGTTTGAGGGCTTCATGGTGCCCGCCATGTACGTCGCAGTCCAGGCTGCGTTGGCCCTCTACGCGTCAGCCCGCACCACAGGCATAGTTCTGGACAGCGGGGATGGCGTCACCCACACCGTCCCCATTTACGAGGGGTACTGCCTGCCCCATGCTGTCTCCAGGCTGGATGTTGCTGGCCGGGATATCACAGAGTATTTTATGAGGCTCCTTTTGGAGAGCGGATACTCTTTTGTTAGCACCGCTGAAAGGGAAATCGTGAAAGATATCAAAGAGAAGCTGTGCTATGTGGCTTTGGACCCCGctctggaaatgaaagcaagtcCAGAAGAGATCATGAAAGAATACAGATTACCTGACAGCAACATCATCCAGATAGGCAGCCAGCTCTTTCGTGCACCAGAGACCCTTTTTGTACCTGGAAACATTGGCATTGAGGCACCCGGCGTGCACAAAATGCTCTTCAACAGCGTCACAAAGTGCGACATCGATGTGCGCAGGGATCTGTATGGCAACGTGCTGCTCTCGGGAGGATCCACGCTCTTCCCTGGCCTGGAGGAGCGCATCCTGAAGGAGTTGCACCTGCAAGTGCCTGTGGGCATGCTCGTGAAGATCATTGCACCCCCCGAGAGAAAGTACAGCGTGTGGGTCGGGGCCTCCATCCTCTCCTGCCTGACCTCTTTCAAATCAATGTGGATCACTGTGAGGGACTACAGGGATTTTGGGGCAGCTGTCATCCACAGGAAATGTTAA
- the LOC125703443 gene encoding uncharacterized protein LOC125703443, translated as MSSIAAAGTPVVVFDNGSGQCKAGLSGEQAPRSVIPTIVGYPKFTFVMIGMKHRDWYVGEEAQSKRGILSLTYPMENGMVTSWDNMEKIWRYLYEHELRVKPSEWPLLLTEPPLNPPSHREKMAELMFESFQVPALYVALQGLAALHACARTTGMVLDSGDGVTVTVPIHGGSCLLQGVTRLDFAGRGVTKYLARLLLETGHSFVSPTEREIVRDMKEKLCYVALDPIKKMQQKPENLMCEYMLPDGRTVKAGDQLFRAPEALFAPAEVQIQGAGVVGMILQSAARCCAHIQMDVLRNVVLVGGSTLFRGFKERLLKELQAKVPSTTRIKIISPKNRMHSVWVGASLLANLTSLRNMWVSREDYSEVGPTVLQRRFY; from the coding sequence ATGTCAAGTATAGCGGCAGCTGGGACCCCAGTGGTAGTTTTTGACaatggctctgggcagtgcaAGGCCGGGCTGTCAGGGGAGCAGGCACCCCGTTCAGTTATTCCTACCATTGTGGGGTACCCCAAATTCACGTTTGTCATGATTGGGATGAAGCACAGGGATTGGTATGTTGGGGAGGAGGCTCAGTCCAAAAGAGGCATTTTGTCTTTAACTTACCCAATGGAAAACGGAATGGTGACATCCTGGGACAACATGGAGAAGATCTGGAGATATCTGTACGAACACGAGCTCAGAGTGAAACCCAGCGAGTGGCCGCTGCTGCTGACCGAGCCCCCCCTCAACCCCCCGTCCCACCGAGAGAAGATGGCTGAGCTGATGTTTGAGAGCTTCCAGGTGCCCGCGCTCTACGTGGCCCTGCAGGGGCTGGCAGCCCTCCATGCCTGCGCCCGCACCACCGGCATGGTGCTGGACAGTGGAGACGGCGTCACCGTCACCGtccccatccatggaggcagctgcctgctgcagggtgTTACCAGGCTGGATTTTGCAGGCAGAGGGGTCACCAAGTACCTGGCCAGGCTCCTCCTGGAGACGGGGCACTCCTTTGTGAGCCCAACAGAGAGGGAGATAGTCAGGGATATGAAGGAGAAGCTGTGCTATGTTGCTTTAGatcctattaaaaaaatgcagcaaaagcCTGAAAATCTGATGTGCGAGTACATGCTGCCTGATGGAAGGACTGTCAAGGCAGGAGATCAGCTGTTCCGAGCTCCTGAGGCGCTTTTTGCACCTGCAGAGGTGCAAATCCAAGGAGCAGGGGTGGTGGGGATGATCCTGCAGAGCGCTGCCAGGTGCTGCGCGCACATCCAGATGGACGTGCTGAGGAACGTGGTGCTCGTGGGCGGCTCCACTCTTTTCCGAGGTTTCAAGGAGAGGCTCCTGAAGGAGCTCCAGGCAAAAGTCCCCAGCACAACCCGCATCAAGATCATCTCGCCAAAAAATCGGATGCATTCCGTGTGGGTCGGCGCCTCGTTGCTCGCCAACTTAACGTCGCTTCGCAACATGTGGGTGAGCAGGGAAGACTACAGCGAAGTCGGACCAACGGTACTCCAGAGAAGATTCTATTGA